Proteins co-encoded in one Acidobacteriota bacterium genomic window:
- the ggt gene encoding gamma-glutamyltransferase, translating into MLFRNIPLCLVAGLSVCSIANAQFSAVPDSGSNASGGFVRDVRSHPREPSRDNAFSMTINKYGIAATLQTLASQVGASILAKGGNAVDAAIASNAAVGVIEPMMNGIGGDLFAIVWDPKTKKLYALNASGWSPKAETIEAMKAKGVTKMSSRSIYSVTVPGAVAGWEALHKRFGKLPLSVDLAPAIALAREGFPVTETDSANWKQYGLPYKDRAAFASVFLPNGSYPTVGQIFRNTDIANSLHLIGEKGADAFYRGPIADAIVKISDENNGFMTKADLADYKPEWVEPVSTTYHGWRVYETPPNTQGIAALSMLNVMELYPLRQWGHDSARTLHIELEAKALAYSDMLHYVGDPRVEDIPTKKLISKELAKQRAQGITDKANCNVLPSDRKEQLDKLQSDTTYLATVDRDGMVVSLIQSNAGNFGSGLVPQHTGFVLQNRGSGFYMQPGQPNSLAGHKRPLHTIIPAMMQKDGATIAFGIMSGFNQAQAHAQFVANVVDFDMNIQAAMDAARFNKGNSGCGVSIEDGYPKEVFEQLAAQGHQIDVVPRYSQVMGRGNATMHDDALGVNFGASDPRADGQAVPEMPPY; encoded by the coding sequence ATGCTATTCCGCAACATACCGCTCTGTCTGGTTGCTGGTTTGAGTGTTTGTTCGATTGCGAATGCGCAGTTTAGCGCTGTGCCTGATTCAGGAAGCAACGCATCGGGTGGCTTTGTGCGGGACGTTCGTTCACATCCGCGAGAGCCTTCTCGCGACAACGCCTTTTCAATGACGATCAACAAGTATGGGATTGCCGCTACGCTCCAGACGCTGGCTTCTCAGGTTGGCGCCTCCATTCTTGCTAAAGGAGGGAATGCGGTCGACGCTGCCATTGCATCCAATGCGGCTGTCGGAGTGATTGAGCCGATGATGAACGGGATCGGCGGCGACCTGTTTGCCATTGTTTGGGATCCAAAGACAAAGAAGCTTTATGCACTGAACGCCAGCGGATGGTCGCCGAAGGCGGAGACGATCGAGGCGATGAAGGCAAAGGGTGTGACGAAGATGAGCAGCCGCAGCATCTATTCGGTTACAGTGCCCGGTGCAGTGGCGGGGTGGGAGGCGCTGCATAAAAGATTTGGAAAGCTGCCGCTGTCCGTCGACCTGGCTCCAGCGATCGCACTCGCCCGCGAGGGATTTCCGGTTACAGAGACAGACTCCGCCAACTGGAAGCAGTATGGGTTGCCGTACAAGGATCGGGCGGCCTTCGCTTCCGTCTTTCTGCCAAACGGCAGCTATCCAACGGTTGGACAGATATTCAGGAACACTGACATTGCCAACAGCCTTCACCTGATCGGAGAGAAGGGCGCCGACGCCTTCTATCGCGGGCCGATTGCCGATGCGATTGTCAAAATTTCCGACGAGAACAATGGCTTTATGACCAAGGCCGACCTCGCCGACTACAAGCCTGAGTGGGTAGAGCCGGTTTCAACGACCTATCACGGCTGGAGAGTCTATGAGACGCCGCCAAACACGCAGGGCATTGCTGCTCTATCGATGCTCAATGTGATGGAACTCTATCCACTGCGCCAGTGGGGTCACGATTCGGCCAGGACATTGCATATCGAACTCGAGGCAAAAGCGCTCGCGTACTCCGACATGCTGCACTACGTCGGCGACCCACGCGTCGAGGACATTCCTACGAAAAAGCTGATATCGAAGGAGCTTGCAAAACAGCGCGCGCAAGGTATCACAGACAAAGCCAACTGCAATGTTCTGCCATCGGACCGCAAGGAACAGCTAGATAAGCTACAGAGTGACACGACTTATCTGGCCACGGTTGACCGCGATGGCATGGTGGTCTCGCTGATTCAATCGAACGCCGGCAACTTTGGCTCGGGGCTGGTGCCGCAGCATACAGGCTTCGTTCTGCAGAATCGCGGCAGCGGCTTCTACATGCAGCCAGGACAGCCAAACTCGCTGGCTGGGCACAAGCGTCCTCTGCATACGATCATTCCCGCCATGATGCAGAAGGACGGTGCGACGATTGCGTTCGGCATCATGTCGGGTTTCAATCAGGCACAGGCCCACGCGCAATTTGTTGCCAACGTAGTGGACTTCGATATGAATATCCAGGCTGCCATGGATGCGGCACGCTTCAATAAAGGGAACTCCGGCTGCGGCGTGAGCATCGAAGACGGTTACCCGAAGGAAGTGTTCGAGCAGCTTGCGGCCCAGGGGCACCAGATCGATGTTGTTCCGCGCTACTCGCAGGTGATGGGGCGCGGGAACGCGACGATGCACGACGATGCGCTGGGGGTGAACTTCGGAGCTTCGGATCCGAGAGCAGATGGTCAGGCGGTCCCTGAGATGCCGCCGTACTGA
- a CDS encoding L-ribulose-5-phosphate 4-epimerase, producing MQTLKEQTLEANLELVRRGLVLYTFGNASGIDRELGLVVIKPSGIGYDKLRPEHMVVTDLEGKIVEGDLRPSSDLKTHLVLYKAFETIGAVVHTHSENATAWAQACRDIPALGTTHADYFHGAVPCTRELTDEEINGDYVLNTGIAIVERFAGIDPLAIPGVLVAGHAPFAWGKTPHDAAHTAVVLETVAKMAFMTVMLNPDCGVSRALLDRHYYRKHGPNATYGQK from the coding sequence TTGCAGACACTCAAAGAGCAGACTCTTGAAGCCAATCTTGAGCTGGTACGGCGCGGACTCGTCCTGTACACCTTTGGCAATGCCAGCGGTATCGATCGTGAGCTGGGGTTGGTTGTCATCAAGCCCAGCGGCATCGGCTACGACAAACTTAGGCCCGAACACATGGTGGTAACCGATCTCGAAGGGAAGATCGTCGAAGGCGATCTGCGTCCGTCCAGCGACCTGAAGACCCACCTCGTACTCTACAAGGCATTCGAAACTATAGGCGCCGTCGTGCATACGCATTCCGAGAATGCGACAGCGTGGGCGCAGGCATGCCGCGACATTCCAGCGCTGGGTACAACGCACGCCGATTATTTTCATGGCGCAGTGCCTTGCACGCGGGAGCTTACCGATGAGGAGATCAACGGTGACTACGTTCTGAACACCGGCATCGCCATCGTCGAGCGATTTGCCGGGATCGATCCCCTTGCCATCCCCGGAGTTCTCGTTGCCGGTCATGCGCCGTTCGCCTGGGGAAAAACTCCTCATGATGCCGCGCACACTGCCGTGGTGCTTGAGACTGTAGCGAAGATGGCTTTTATGACAGTGATGCTCAATCCGGATTGCGGCGTCTCCAGGGCGCTGCTTGACCGGCACTACTACCGCAAACATGGCCCGAATGCTACATACGGGCAAAAGTAA
- a CDS encoding FAD-dependent oxidoreductase: MGISRRQFLTRVGQAGGYSAVFTTMQSLGLMPMKAEPVAAIAAASGIGKGIKLVVLGGGVAGLVTAYEAKKLGYEVTLLEARHRPGGRAWSARNGDVVEFIDGTTQHVTWSDGLYQNMGPARLPSIHDTMLGYCRELKVPLEVEVNTTRSSLLQNDKVNGGKPILQRKVVNDTRGQVSELLSKAIAGGALDQDLSAEDKQRMIEALKVYGPLDSGSKYKGSERSQITRYPGAGPRTLIVDENILGIHDLLDGNFWDAELYEEAIDWQATMFQPVNGMQQISFAFARLLNPAIVYDAPVTEIAKTGKRVRVGYSRKGTTKYIDADYAVCAMPLTILKKIKADLDPEHRGAVDRGGDTYQAACKIPWESRRFWEMDYNIYGGLSFLASGPSPVWYPSANLFSDRGIVVAGYMMESEGGFDKLSLQEKLDASRASIEKLHPGHGKELEKPIFCGWKHVKWNEGSWIGQISQADYDTITQPDGPIYFAGDHTSHVVGWQEGAALSGKRAVQMICDKVKAARA; the protein is encoded by the coding sequence ATGGGAATCAGCAGGCGCCAATTTCTAACGCGTGTCGGGCAGGCGGGCGGATACAGCGCTGTCTTCACAACCATGCAGTCGCTCGGGCTGATGCCGATGAAGGCCGAGCCTGTCGCCGCAATCGCTGCTGCGTCTGGAATTGGCAAAGGGATAAAGCTTGTGGTCCTGGGAGGCGGAGTTGCTGGGCTGGTCACCGCTTACGAGGCGAAGAAGCTTGGCTACGAAGTCACCCTGCTCGAAGCGCGCCACAGACCCGGCGGGCGCGCATGGAGCGCGCGCAACGGCGATGTCGTCGAGTTCATCGACGGTACCACGCAACACGTCACATGGAGCGATGGCCTTTATCAGAACATGGGGCCGGCCAGGCTTCCGTCAATTCACGACACGATGCTGGGTTATTGCCGCGAGCTCAAAGTGCCCCTTGAAGTTGAGGTCAACACCACGCGCTCGTCGCTCCTGCAGAACGACAAGGTCAACGGCGGCAAGCCGATCCTGCAGCGCAAGGTCGTCAACGATACCCGCGGTCAGGTCAGCGAACTGCTGTCGAAGGCAATCGCCGGTGGAGCGCTCGATCAGGACCTCTCCGCCGAAGATAAACAGCGCATGATCGAGGCCCTGAAGGTCTACGGTCCGTTGGACAGCGGCAGCAAATACAAGGGCTCCGAGCGTTCCCAGATCACTCGCTATCCCGGAGCCGGCCCTCGGACGCTCATCGTCGACGAGAACATCCTCGGAATCCACGACCTTCTCGACGGCAACTTCTGGGACGCTGAACTCTACGAAGAGGCGATCGACTGGCAGGCAACCATGTTTCAGCCGGTCAATGGAATGCAGCAAATATCCTTTGCATTCGCCCGGTTGCTTAATCCTGCCATCGTCTACGACGCTCCTGTCACTGAGATCGCCAAAACCGGCAAGAGAGTTCGAGTCGGATATTCCAGAAAAGGGACGACGAAGTACATCGATGCGGACTACGCCGTATGTGCGATGCCGCTGACAATCCTCAAGAAGATCAAGGCAGACCTCGACCCTGAACACCGTGGAGCCGTCGATCGCGGCGGCGATACCTATCAGGCTGCCTGCAAGATTCCCTGGGAGTCGCGACGCTTCTGGGAGATGGATTACAACATCTACGGCGGCCTGTCCTTCCTTGCCAGCGGGCCCAGCCCCGTCTGGTATCCCAGCGCAAACCTATTCTCCGACCGCGGTATCGTCGTGGCGGGTTACATGATGGAGAGCGAAGGAGGCTTCGACAAACTCTCCCTGCAGGAGAAGCTCGATGCCTCGCGCGCCTCGATCGAAAAGCTGCATCCCGGCCACGGGAAGGAGCTTGAGAAGCCCATTTTCTGCGGCTGGAAGCACGTCAAGTGGAACGAAGGCTCATGGATCGGTCAGATCTCACAGGCTGACTACGACACCATCACGCAACCCGACGGCCCAATCTACTTTGCCGGCGACCACACCAGCCACGTCGTTGGATGGCAGGAGGGTGCAGCCCTGAGCGGCAAGCGGGCTGTGCAGATGATCTGCGACAAAGTAAAAGCCGCTCGTGCTTGA
- a CDS encoding oxidoreductase: MKRYDHNSLRRWTLLCLMLAAPLGYAADLRLGIIGTDSSHSVEFARLLNDATSKDHVAGATIVVAFRGGNPSLPLSRDRIEKFTSQLKNQWKIPFVASIGELCPQVDGLLILSVDPAARLHEFKEAATCRKPIFIDKPLAGALKEAMEIDQYATLNHIPWFSASALRFPASPLPEDIVSANIWGPGALGKLDEGYDLDLAWYGIHSIELLYAAMGSGIARVARIHTPDSDTITAVWRDGRYGTVHLVRPTAPFSTVFQLASGKLSDVEAFPVNYRPQLQAIVDFVRTGTPPVSAAATLEEFAVMQAAQLSMEHNGALTEVQPVAR, encoded by the coding sequence ATGAAGCGATACGACCACAATTCATTGCGGCGATGGACACTGCTTTGCCTGATGTTGGCCGCGCCGCTCGGCTACGCGGCTGACCTGCGTCTCGGCATCATCGGCACCGACTCTTCACACTCAGTCGAGTTCGCGCGACTTCTCAATGATGCCACCTCGAAGGACCATGTAGCGGGAGCAACCATTGTTGTCGCATTCCGCGGCGGCAATCCGTCCTTGCCACTCAGCCGCGATCGCATCGAAAAGTTCACATCGCAACTGAAGAACCAGTGGAAGATTCCCTTCGTGGCGTCCATCGGCGAACTCTGCCCGCAAGTCGATGGACTTCTCATTCTCAGCGTCGATCCTGCCGCGCGCCTTCACGAGTTCAAAGAGGCCGCAACCTGCCGCAAACCAATCTTCATCGACAAACCCCTTGCAGGCGCGCTCAAAGAAGCAATGGAGATCGATCAATACGCCACGCTGAACCATATTCCATGGTTCAGCGCATCTGCACTTCGCTTCCCCGCAAGTCCGCTTCCGGAAGATATTGTCTCCGCCAATATCTGGGGCCCGGGTGCACTCGGTAAATTGGACGAAGGATACGACCTGGATCTTGCGTGGTACGGCATCCATTCGATCGAGCTGCTTTATGCAGCGATGGGGTCGGGCATCGCTCGGGTTGCTCGCATTCACACACCTGATAGCGACACGATCACCGCAGTCTGGCGCGACGGGCGGTACGGAACGGTGCACCTGGTACGGCCTACCGCGCCATTCAGCACAGTCTTTCAGCTTGCTTCAGGCAAACTTTCGGATGTGGAGGCATTCCCAGTCAACTATCGGCCACAGCTCCAGGCCATCGTCGACTTCGTTCGCACGGGAACACCGCCGGTCTCCGCTGCGGCAACGCTCGAAGAGTTCGCAGTCATGCAGGCGGCCCAACTCAGCATGGAACACAACGGCGCCTTGACTGAGGTTCAACCGGTCGCGAGATGA
- a CDS encoding ribulokinase has product MAVVAGADFGTLSVRVTLLDSEKGRLATASAEYPLHRRRDDPDFATQSHEDQMQALVKATRDVLAQAGIRGEEVISLAIDTTGSSVVVVDKDLQPLDDYYLWCDHRALHEAQEITRKAHETKLEAIEWCGGVYSHEWGWAKLLHWLRHASEEKRARFATALEHCDMVAATLTGVKDPSGIKRSVCAMGHKWMWNPRWGGLPSQEFLTSVDPLLRGVREKIGGEYLASDRIYGNLSPEWAQKMGLPAGIPIPVGAFDAHWDALGAGCRPGDVVNVVGTSTCIIATAEKTELVPGVCGIVPGSVDPTLTGIEAGLSAVGDIFDAIARRAGMKVKDLAKGLEEYRPGQTGLLRFSWDNGDRTVLVNPELGGMTLGWNLVHTAQDELYAAIEGTAFHTRIILERMAGHGVPVERVINGGGIPQNNTVLNQIYANVLNKPVLVPDGTPTSLGSGIVALAVAGVFPSIAAAQQKLCLPFKTYLPDSGAVAIYEQLYQLYRKIYFAFGTRDAAAVPLGEILPELRRIATLARKAY; this is encoded by the coding sequence ATGGCTGTTGTAGCCGGAGCTGATTTCGGAACGCTAAGCGTGCGTGTAACCTTGCTCGATTCGGAGAAAGGCAGGCTGGCTACGGCGTCGGCGGAGTATCCGCTGCACCGCCGGCGCGACGATCCCGACTTTGCAACGCAGTCGCACGAAGACCAGATGCAGGCGCTGGTCAAGGCGACGCGCGATGTCCTCGCACAGGCGGGTATCCGGGGCGAAGAAGTCATCTCGCTGGCGATCGACACCACAGGTTCGAGCGTCGTGGTTGTGGACAAGGACCTGCAACCGCTCGACGACTACTATCTCTGGTGCGACCATCGCGCACTGCACGAAGCGCAGGAGATCACTCGCAAGGCGCACGAGACAAAGCTCGAGGCCATCGAATGGTGCGGCGGCGTCTACTCGCACGAGTGGGGATGGGCGAAGCTGCTGCATTGGCTGCGCCATGCAAGCGAAGAAAAGCGCGCCCGGTTCGCTACCGCCCTTGAACACTGCGACATGGTCGCAGCTACCCTTACCGGTGTCAAAGATCCGTCGGGGATCAAGCGCTCCGTCTGTGCCATGGGGCACAAGTGGATGTGGAATCCCAGGTGGGGAGGCCTGCCGTCACAGGAGTTTCTCACGTCAGTCGATCCGTTGTTGCGCGGCGTCCGCGAAAAGATCGGCGGTGAGTATCTGGCGTCAGATCGCATCTACGGCAATCTCTCCCCGGAATGGGCGCAGAAGATGGGCCTGCCTGCTGGAATTCCCATCCCAGTCGGCGCATTCGACGCGCATTGGGACGCGCTTGGCGCGGGGTGCAGGCCGGGCGACGTCGTGAACGTCGTCGGCACATCGACCTGCATCATTGCCACGGCAGAGAAGACCGAGCTGGTGCCGGGTGTCTGCGGCATCGTTCCCGGCAGCGTCGACCCCACGCTTACGGGAATCGAAGCGGGCCTTTCAGCGGTAGGCGATATCTTCGACGCCATCGCGCGCCGCGCCGGAATGAAAGTGAAAGACCTGGCCAAAGGGTTAGAGGAATACAGGCCAGGCCAGACCGGCCTCCTGCGTTTCAGTTGGGACAACGGAGACCGCACCGTCCTCGTGAATCCCGAACTGGGCGGCATGACGCTTGGCTGGAACCTCGTTCACACAGCCCAGGACGAACTGTACGCGGCCATCGAAGGCACGGCATTTCACACGCGCATCATTCTTGAACGGATGGCCGGGCATGGTGTCCCCGTCGAGCGCGTCATCAACGGCGGAGGCATCCCACAGAACAACACGGTGCTGAACCAGATCTACGCGAACGTCCTGAACAAGCCTGTGCTGGTGCCAGACGGAACCCCCACGAGCCTGGGTTCCGGCATCGTAGCGTTGGCCGTGGCTGGCGTCTTCCCATCCATCGCCGCGGCACAGCAGAAACTCTGCCTGCCCTTCAAGACCTATCTGCCTGACTCAGGCGCAGTTGCGATCTACGAGCAGCTCTACCAGCTCTATCGCAAGATTTACTTCGCATTCGGAACAAGAGACGCCGCCGCCGTTCCACTCGGAGAGATTTTGCCGGAACTGAGGCGCATCGCTACGCTTGCCCGCAAGGCATACTGA
- the katG gene encoding catalase/peroxidase HPI: MSSEAKCPFHQGSGAGTTNSEWWPNQLNLNLLHQHSSLSDPMGEEFNYAEEFKSLDYAALKKDLVALMTDSQDWWPADFGHYGPLFIRMSWHSAGTYRISDGRGGAGRGQQRFAPLNSWPDNVNLDRARRLLWPIKQKYGKKISWADLLILAGNVALESMGFKTFGFAGGRADVWEPDMDVNWGLETTWLGTDKRFSGDRDLVSPYGATHMGLIYVNPEGPDGIPDPIKAAKDIRETFRRMAMNDEETVALIAGGHTFGKTHGAAPAPQHVGREPEGAPIEEQGLGWSNAYKSGIAGDAIGSGLEVTWSGKPTQWSNEFFDNLFKYEWELTKSPGGAHQWKPKGDAGAGTVPDAHDASKRHAPAMLTTDLSLRLDPIYEKISRRFYEHPEEFADAFARAWFKLVHRDMGPRSRYLGPEVPREELIWQDPIPAVDHALVNDQDIAALKSKVLAAGLTVSQLVSTAWASASTFRGSDKRGGANGARIRLAPQKDWKANQPEQLAKVLKTLEEIQKSFNNSQSGGKKISLADLIVLAGCAGVEQAAKNAGINVTVPFTPGRMDASQEQTDVESFSVLEPVEDGFRSYSNGSDGGHAELSLLDKAQLLTLTAPELAVLVGGLRVLNTNVGQSKYGVFTKRPEALTNDFFVNLLDMRTAWKAVSNGKETFEGRDRTTGEVKWTATRADLIFGSNAQLRALSEVYGSTDAHKKFVNDFVGVWNKVMNLDRFDLAASHK; encoded by the coding sequence ATGTCAAGCGAAGCGAAGTGCCCCTTCCATCAAGGCAGCGGCGCAGGTACAACGAATAGTGAGTGGTGGCCGAACCAGCTCAACCTGAATCTGCTGCATCAGCACTCGTCTTTGTCCGATCCCATGGGCGAGGAATTCAACTACGCAGAGGAGTTTAAGAGCCTTGACTACGCGGCCCTGAAGAAGGACCTGGTAGCGCTGATGACCGACTCGCAGGACTGGTGGCCCGCGGACTTTGGGCACTATGGCCCGCTGTTTATCCGCATGTCGTGGCACAGCGCAGGCACTTATCGTATCTCTGACGGTCGCGGCGGCGCTGGCAGGGGGCAGCAGCGTTTTGCGCCTCTCAATAGCTGGCCCGACAATGTGAACCTCGATCGCGCTCGCCGGCTGCTGTGGCCGATCAAGCAGAAGTATGGCAAGAAGATCTCGTGGGCAGACCTGCTGATTCTTGCAGGCAACGTTGCACTGGAGTCGATGGGCTTCAAGACCTTTGGCTTTGCCGGTGGGCGCGCCGATGTCTGGGAGCCGGACATGGATGTCAACTGGGGGCTGGAGACCACATGGCTGGGGACGGACAAGCGTTTCTCTGGCGACCGCGATCTTGTCAGTCCTTACGGCGCCACGCATATGGGCTTGATCTACGTCAATCCTGAAGGCCCGGACGGCATTCCCGATCCCATCAAAGCCGCGAAGGACATTCGTGAGACCTTCAGGCGCATGGCGATGAACGATGAAGAGACGGTGGCGCTGATTGCAGGCGGCCATACCTTCGGCAAGACACACGGCGCGGCCCCGGCCCCTCAGCATGTTGGCCGGGAGCCCGAAGGCGCTCCGATCGAAGAGCAGGGGCTCGGTTGGTCGAACGCATATAAATCCGGCATAGCCGGCGATGCGATCGGCAGCGGTCTTGAAGTTACATGGAGCGGCAAGCCGACGCAGTGGAGTAATGAGTTCTTCGATAATCTCTTCAAGTATGAGTGGGAACTGACGAAAAGCCCCGGCGGCGCACACCAGTGGAAGCCGAAGGGCGACGCGGGTGCAGGCACGGTGCCGGACGCTCACGATGCGTCGAAGCGTCATGCGCCGGCGATGCTGACCACTGACCTCTCGCTGCGATTGGATCCAATCTACGAGAAGATATCTCGTCGCTTCTATGAGCATCCGGAGGAGTTTGCCGACGCCTTCGCCCGCGCGTGGTTCAAGCTGGTCCACCGCGATATGGGACCGCGCTCACGTTATCTTGGCCCGGAGGTTCCCAGGGAAGAACTGATCTGGCAAGACCCCATTCCGGCAGTGGATCATGCCCTGGTAAACGATCAGGATATCGCCGCGCTCAAGAGCAAGGTGCTTGCAGCGGGACTGACGGTTTCGCAACTTGTCTCTACGGCGTGGGCCTCGGCGTCTACCTTCCGTGGTTCGGACAAGCGCGGAGGCGCAAACGGCGCGCGCATCCGGCTTGCTCCGCAGAAGGACTGGAAGGCCAACCAGCCGGAGCAACTGGCGAAGGTACTGAAGACTCTCGAAGAGATTCAGAAGTCCTTCAACAACTCGCAGAGTGGAGGCAAGAAGATATCGCTTGCCGATCTGATTGTTCTTGCCGGTTGCGCCGGTGTGGAGCAGGCAGCGAAGAATGCGGGCATCAATGTGACGGTTCCTTTCACCCCCGGCCGCATGGATGCTTCGCAGGAGCAGACGGATGTCGAGTCGTTCTCTGTGCTTGAACCCGTTGAGGACGGCTTCCGCTCATACAGTAATGGAAGTGATGGTGGTCATGCTGAGCTCTCTCTGCTGGACAAGGCACAGTTATTGACCCTGACTGCGCCTGAATTGGCTGTCCTGGTTGGCGGCTTACGCGTGCTGAATACCAACGTCGGGCAGAGCAAATACGGCGTCTTTACCAAGAGGCCGGAGGCACTGACAAACGACTTCTTCGTCAACCTGCTCGATATGAGAACGGCGTGGAAGGCGGTCTCGAACGGCAAAGAGACGTTCGAGGGAAGGGACCGCACGACGGGAGAGGTGAAGTGGACGGCAACGCGCGCCGACTTGATCTTCGGCTCGAACGCTCAGCTTCGAGCCCTGTCGGAGGTCTACGGAAGCACGGATGCGCATAAAAAGTTTGTGAATGATTTCGTCGGGGTCTGGAACAAGGTGATGAACCTTGATCGGTTTGATCTCGCGGCATCGCACAAATAG